In Rhipicephalus microplus isolate Deutch F79 chromosome 9, USDA_Rmic, whole genome shotgun sequence, one genomic interval encodes:
- the LOC142771677 gene encoding uncharacterized protein LOC142771677 has product MSPTPGLMSPTPESMSPMPGKQSPMSAQRQRRPTISTKDPRLRHFWRSLRSYLRRENEAVSPGEKPPNVGSAKRSPRLSMVDAAAAAAGFPTRKRLQPNAGKRPSGSSSPESASPSKAPSPSPSKKAVSPTRSTKARVRRSRSTSRLRKSQTPTGGEFFSSLIHYDTSRSRLAKNSAKKQGSSRQTVLAIAFITVIFALVLIAIVWQIVALFKADPQRGSGAAANKGKTSSRSPHSRARAVAAIAEDYSTLVRDAIDRNADPCDNFYTFACGSWARSHPETSSSVEALVSFVNAALSRLREANAFSMEGEPIGKAAGYLEVCLNPDEGVAIADLTAVLADAGLTWPDRSERSDFLSTVFFMAKRVALPVFFNVDVRLQADEGGRHLLAFTTDASFRTVLKRLCILIASLQVVSYLRVAYEVATGHGVNETRFMEIVEVLANATDVFDTYLRSTDKLEVVLNVSSVFQHTTPLITEGKWNTILQQYTKTSTSDISSVAVSDFRSFAAVLGLPNNHGEAMANDLLGFLAFQAAIFYTNARLRDSFFDSPEEAARQHQLHCFRDTYRFFRDAMNEFLLNGTEEATKEIVAVARRVRSAFVEAFHTRSKLHGALAEQTRFVDDSLNTTLALLDALEADHHLFQNESFPKVGAGRALLNHMAFEDHAVRAGEKPGGSVAASRKNRRPWPGYDDFSVSYRDVVLNPYHLNFPWYVDKAPRSVLYAGIGSRLAATLLFDCVEKSSECRAVLDDNRGCLVTDGEDRHQRTFVEDMQAVVAGISVAWRAARNDGDNATRHAVQASSQHASTRDRVASDGLFFAFVCYYFCGEDGGEDMCNLPLKHVAGFAHTFECGPDSPMNPERKCSILV; this is encoded by the exons ATGTCACCGACTCCCGGGTTGATGTCACCAACACCAGAGTCGATGTCACCGATGCCCGGGAAACAGTCACCAATGTCGGCACAACGGCAACGTCGACCAACTATATCGACGAAGGACCCGAGACTGCGTCACTTTTGGCGCTCCCTGAGGTCTTATCTGCGGCGCGAAAACGAAGCTGTCAGCCCCGGCGAAAAGCCTCCCAACGTCGGTTCGGCCAAGCGTTCACCAAGACTGTCCATGGTGGATGCTGCAGCTGCAGCAGCGGGGTTCCCCACCCGGAAACGACTGCAACCAAACGCCGGTAAAAGGCCCTCCGGCTCGTCGTCACCAGAGAGCGCTTCGCCCAG CAAGGCCCCGTCTCCAAGTCCGAGCAAGAAAGCTGTATCACCGACAAGGTCCACGAAAGCCAGAGTGCGCAGAAGCCGGTCCACGTCTCGGCTTCGTAAATCGCAAACCCCGACTGGCGGCGAGTTCTTTTCGTCATTGATACACTAC GACACGTCACGAAGCCGGCTTGCGAAGAATTCTGCTAAGAAGCAGGGGTCCTCGAGACAGACCGTTCTAGCCATCGCCTTTATCACCGTCATATTCGCTCTCGTCCTCATAGCCATCGTGTGGCAAATCGTCGCCCTCTTCAAGGCAGATCCTCAGCGTGGTTCCGGTGCCGCGGCAAACAAAGGAAAAACCAGCTCGAGGAGTCCACATTCGCGGGCGCGCGCAGTCGCCGCCATAGCCGAGGACTACTCCACACTCGTTCGAGACGCCATCGACAGAAACGCCGATCCGTGCGACAATTTCTACACGTTTGCCTGTGGATCGTGGGCTCGTAGTCACCCCGAGACTTCGTCAAGCGTGGAAGCCCTCGTTTCGTTCGTCAACGCAGCTCTGTCGAGGTTGCGCGAAGCCAACGCTTTTAGCATGGAAGGGGAACCGATTGGCAAGGCTGCAGGCTACTTGGAGGTCTGCCTCAATCCCGACGAAGGTGTCGCCATTGCCGACCTCACGGCCGTGCTTGCGGACGCAGGTTTGACTTGGCCAGACAGGAGCGAACGCTCCGATTTCCTCTCTACCGTGTTTTTCATGGCTAAACGCGTGGCACTTCCGGTGTTCTTCAACGTCGATGTACGGCTTCAGGCGGATGAAGGCGGGCGTCACCTACTGGCGTTTACCACGGACGCATCATTCAGGACGGTCTTGAAGAGGCTCTGCATCCTCATCGCATCACTTCAGGTGGTGTCCTACCTCCGCGTCGCTTACGAAGTCGCGACGGGCCATGGTGTCAACGAAACCCGTTTCATGGAGATCGTGGAGGTCCTTGCCAACGCGACCGATGTTTTCGACACCTACCTGCGATCGACCGATAAGTTAGAAGTCGTGCTGAACGTGTCGTCTGTCTTCCAGCATACAACACCGTTAATTACGGAAGGCAAATGGAACACGATTCTTCAGCAATACACTAAGACTTCCACCTCTGACATAAGCTCAGTTGCTGTTTCCGACTTTAGGTCGTTCGCCGCCGTACTTGGACTTCCCAATAATCACGGCGAAGCCATGGCGAATGATCTTCTCGGCTTTCTTGCTTTCCAGGCAGCCATTTTTTATACGAATGCGCGCTTACGTGATAGTTTCTTCGACTCGCCGGAGGAAGCTGCCAGGCAACACCAACTTCACTGCTTCCGAGACACATACCGGTTTTTTCGCGACGCCATGAACGAATTTCTTCTCAACGGAACTGAGGAAGCAACGAAGGAAATCGTCGCCGTCGCGCGCAGGGTGAGGAGCGCTTTCGTGGAAGCTTTCCACACTAGAAGCAAGTTGCACGGAGCTCTTGCTGAGCAGACACGTTTCGTCGACGACAGTCTCAATACCACCTTGGCTCTACTGGACGCTTTGGAAGCTGACCATCACCTGTTTCAGAACGAATCGTTCCCGAAAGTCGGCGCAGGGCGAGCTCTCCTGAACCACATGGCGTTCGAGGATCATGCGGTGCGAGCTGGCGAGAAGCCTGGTGGTTCCGTAGCCGCTTCCAGGAAAAACCGTCGTCCCTGGCCCGGCTATGACGACTTCTCGGTCTCGTACCGAGATGTTGTTCTCAACCCGTACCATCTGAATTTTCCCTGGTACGTCGACAAAGCACCGCGATCGGTCCTTTACGCGGGGATTGGTTCGCGCCTGGCGGCGACTCTGCTGTTTGACTGCGTTGAAAAGAGTTCCGAATGTCGCGCTGTTCTGGACGACAACCGCGGTTGCCTGGTGACAGACGGCGAAGATCGCCACCAAAGGACGTTTGTTGAAGACATGCAGGCTGTAGTTGCAGGCATCAGCGTGGCATGGCGAGCCGCGCGAAACGATGGCGACAACGCGACTAGGCACGCTGTCCAGGCGTCCTCTCAGCACGCGTCGACCCGAGATAGAGTCGCATCGGACGGCCTGTTTttcgcctttgtctgctactacttCTGCGGTGAGGACGGCGGTGAAGATATGTGCAATTTACCGCTTAAGCACGTTGCGGGTTTTGCCCACACGTTCGAATGTGGACCCGACTCTCCCATGAACCCTGAGCGAAAGTGCTCTATTCTTGTTTAA
- the LOC142771679 gene encoding uncharacterized protein LOC142771679 has protein sequence MYYTRDASPGGDAYCGFQQRRPGVESYTRSDRLLIAAPPREGDANNHDLSCFSCAVIFLVFLVACMVLLATQGSLQGSLQGRLRGDVQDMDAAAISSPSGGNPMHEDALKSEARPRERPNQQPLTASTHTRRLHKIDTTNLHRETTSASVPHSSAPERSIPPAPRTDLSTSSGDPVRTMT, from the exons ATGTACTACACCCGGGACGCGTCTCCCGGCGGCGATGCCTACTGCGGTTTCCAGCAGCGGCGACCTGGCGTTGAGAGCTACACGCGCAGCGACAGGCTACTCATCGCGGCGCCACCACGCGAAGGAGACGCTAACAA CCACGACCTCTCCTGCTTTTCGTGCGCTGTGATATTCCTGGTGTTCCTGGTGGCGTGCATGGTGCTCCTCGCCACGCAGGGAAGCCTGCAGGGCAGTCTTCAAGGAAGACTGCGTGGAGACGTGCAGGATATGGACGCAGCGGCCATTTCTTCACCATCTGGCGGGAACCCCATGCACGAGGACGCATTGAAAAGCGAG GCCCGACCACGTGAAAGACCTAATCAGCAGCCCTTAACCGCCTCCACGCACACTCGCCGACTCCACAAGATTGACACCACAAACCTCCACCGGGAAACCACTTCGGCTTCGGTCCCGCATTCGAGTGCACCAGAGCGGAGCATACCTCCTGCGCCTCGAACGGATCTCTCTACCAGCTCTGGGGACCCTGTTCGTACAATGACGTGA